A DNA window from Plasmodium vinckei vinckei genome assembly, chromosome: PVVCY_10 contains the following coding sequences:
- a CDS encoding CIR protein PIR protein: protein MDPKKMCELFREADSYFNGKDVDTTKISEHKTIKGYCNNGGCKTNEDGINAVAKYIIIKFKSSIKKDDEYNHYDEYLLMWISDKLLKIHKKGKGKNIGKGRMDAFTLKQAYGEYLEKHKKGLDYWGLLDMNQGLKEANLKYMSEFYKLLNIICKMITDYNNGSRKKIPKYSTDCGRQYKTLYINISECKSYLDLLNKLKGVYDDFSSNIKKNRSNNKLATNLKKLTPEDGDELEAVRGFKSYDFNRPKCKFPIKKKTTPPKASKLNPGPALNTKIQRESPGSQGVSNSTGGQLSNQGDTSKNSDSDQHKTTNETGKQGGGIVHKPEQSPDGQQQNLESKQGNSSSGPEISDDLKDIDQKPPTNELEKQPLVSETKEPSPPETSQKTQLQTQSDPVQPESQNVHESKTPQKEGSSHPNGQGVSKNDPKVSGSENGNPDDEGHEPGAPSDGTGDPPSGNHVPSQGGKQDITNPLDKIGTPTAGGSIDLKSSFFELILKGNEYYNKASDFIDQNQQKFKDAGKKISGAYNSAVDILKSAYNASSIYFNDMINSITNQINQYDTPKSRKSGDKLPQSNDNSQKSEDPSQIPPKEQTQITSPDPSQDPSSKSTPISSQPNQLPPQTQDGQSKDNRLQESPPTQNIDSPNSKQVNPSDSGDNQSESGGTGDNPPTPNGSPTPQKHTSQTPSGTPHISSPSPDPKEQTTPFQSSQGTSGNQNSDRTNQEGPKKPVTSPVVKKENIGTELKGNVITEIGGEYVLKKYKKIGLSIIVILIPITLTILHKYLSSGWRKELKKKTNMKKVINSIGGKKQIQIIIKSSNQKKNTKKSINSVYGEKSPSLNIYKIMQADPVPFINLFFLLIFFVYKRKRDFIEL, encoded by the exons ATGGACCctaaaaaaatg TGTGAGTTATTTCGTGAAGCTGATAGTTATTTTAATGGTAAAGATGTCGATACGACGAAAATTAGCGAACACAAAACCATCAAAGGATATTGTAATAATGGTGGTtgtaaaacaaatgaagATGGTATTAATGCTGTGgccaaatatataattataaaattcaaaagttcaataaaaaaggatGATGAGTATAATCATTatgatgaatatttattgatGTGGATAAGTGATAAATTGCTTAAGATACacaaaaaaggaaaaggCAAAAATATTGGAAAAGGCCGTATGGATGCTTTTACTTTAAAGCAGGCTTATGGAGAGTATTTAGagaaacataaaaaaggatTGGATTATTGGGGTCTTTTAGATATGAATCAGGGTTTGAAAGAAGCTAATCTTAAGTATATGAGcgaattttataaattacttaatataatatgtaaaatgATTACAGATTATAATAACGGTTCCAGAAAGAAAATTCCTAAATATTCTACCGATTGCGGTCGTCAATATAAAACCCtttatattaacatttCTGAATGCAAATCATATCTTGATTTattgaataaattaaaaggtGTATATGATGATTTTAGTTCTAATATTAAGAAAAATCGTTCAAACAATAAATTAGCAACTAATCTTAAAAAACTTACACCAGAAGATGGAGACGAGTTGGAAGCGGTGCGTGGTTTTAAATCATATGACTTCAATCGTCCAAAATGTAAATTCcccataaaaaaaaaaactacaCCCCCCAAAGCTTCAAAACTTAATCCAGGACCAGCATTGAATACAAAGATTCAAAGAGAATCACCTGGCTCTCAAGGTGTATCAAATTCTACAGGAGGTCAATTATCAAATCAAGGGGATACATCAAAAAATTCAGATAGTGACCAACATAAAACAACAAATGAAACAGGAAAACAAGGTGGTGGAATAGTACATAAACCAGAGCAATCACCAGATGGCCAACAACAAAATTTAGAGTCTAAACAAGGAAATTCAAGTAGTGGACCAGAAATTTCAGATGATTTGAAAGATATTGACCAAAAACCTCCTACAAATGAACTAGAAAAACAACCATTAGTATCAGAGACAAAAGAACCATCGCCACCGGAAACATCACAGAAAACACAACTACAAACACAATCAGATCCTGTACAACCAGAATCACAAAACGTTCACGAATCAAAAACACCTCAAAAAGAAGGGTCAAGTCATCCAAATGGGCAAGGCGTTTCTAAAAATGATCCAAAGGTTTCAGGCAGTGAAAACGGAAATCCGGATGATGAAGGCCATGAACCAGGAGCTCCAAGTGATGGAACAGGTGATCCCCCATCAGGAAACCATGTACCAAGTCAAGGCGGCAAACAAGATATAACAAATCCACTAGATAAAATAGGAACACCAACAGCAGGAGGATCTATTGATTTGAagtcatcattttttgaattaatattaaaaggaaacgaatattataataaagcTTCCGATTTTATTGATCAAAATCAGCAAAAGTTCAAAGATGCTGGGAAGAAAATCAGTGGTGCATATAATAGCGCCGtagatattttaaaaagtgCTTACAATGCATCtagcatttattttaatgacATGATTAATAGCATAACTAACCAAATTAATCAATATGACACTCCTAAATCAAGAAAATCAGGGGATAAATTACCACAAAGTAATGATAATTCACAAAAAAGTGAAGATCCATCACAAATTCCACCAAAAGAACAGACACAAATTACATCGCCAGATCCATCACAAGATCCATCATCAAAATCCACACCAATCTCATCACAACCAAACCAATTACCTCCACAAACACAAGATGGTCAAAGCAAAGATAATCGTTTACAAGAGTCACCTCCTACACAAAATATTGATTCACCAAATAGTAAACAAGTAAATCCTTCTGATTCAGGTGATAATCAATCTGAATCAGGCGGGACAGGGGATAACCCACCCACACCTAATGGCTCACCAACGCCTCAAAAACATACATCTCAAACTCCATCAGGAACGCCACACATTTCATCACCGTCGCCAGATCCTAAGGAACAAACTACCCCATTTCAATCGTCTCAGGGCACGTCTGGAAACCAAAATTCTGATCGAACCAATCAAGAAGGACCTAAAAAACCAGTGACAAGTCCAGTGGTtaagaaagaaaatataggAACCGAATTAAAAGGAAATGTAATAACAGAAATAGGTGGTgaatatgtattaaaaaaatacaaaaaaattggatTGTCAATTATAGTTATTCTAATACCAATTACTTTAACTATTCTGCACAAg TATTTGTCATCTGGATGGAGAAAagaattaaagaaaaaaacaaacatgAAAAAGGTTATAAATTCAATTGgaggaaaaaaacaaatacaaataattataaaatcatctaatcaaaaaaagaatactAAAAAATCTATAAATTCCGTTTATGGGGAAAAATCTCcatcattaaatatatacaagaTTATGCAGGCTGATCCTGtaccatttattaatttattttttttgctgattttttttgtttataaaagaaagCGCGATTTCAtagaattataa
- a CDS encoding fam-a protein, with protein MNKFYIQTALFILSIFAYGNNETIASDPAPKKVPQNVPQKVPPRVPQKVPQKVPQKVPQKVPQKVPQNVPQKVPPRVPQKVPRKVPNKSTTPKSNRHYFTSEEIYEKNKHLLCTNPEETKEAEEVMNEAVKHLESHASRMNGYKTYTNYNNPDVNLYKKKLKNYTNIERINYILYDPDKYNDTINEIWDPNHPSPFNNGDVKIARVYNPNLVIIQQRYKKKCGSPQKYFYALATKVQISEITTIIAYVSADINDHNPSKKKYENTIVKKANSFKTDINSEKDIRKGKLKKTFVNLAGYYIQDYKGMANVTYIGSIDGHSLIKPNCFCGSCYKCYHIRI; from the exons atgaataaattttatattcaaaccgctttatttattttaagcATTTTTGCATATGGAAATAATGAAACCATTGCATCTGATCCTGCTCCAAAAAAAGTTCCCCAAAATGTTCCCCAAAAAGTTCCCCCAAGAGTTCCCCAAAAAGTTCCCCAAAAAGTTCCCCAAAAAGTTCCCCAAAAAGTTCCCCAAAAAGTTCCCCAAAATGTTCCCCAAAAAGTTCCCCCAAGAGTTCCCCAAAAAGTTCCCCGAAAAGTTCCCAATAAATCTACAACACCCAAATCAAACCGTCATTATTTTAC TTCAgaagaaatatatgaaaaaaacaagcACCTATTATGTACCAACCCAGAAGAAACTAAAGAAGCGGAAGAAGTTATGAACGAAGCTGTAAAACATTTAGAATCTCATGCTTCACGCATGAATGgttataaaacatatacaaATTACAATAATCCTGATgtgaatttatataaaaaaaaacttaaaaactatacaaatattgaaagaattaattatatactttATGATCCCGATAAG TATAATGATACAATAAACGAGATATGGGATCCCAATCATCCCAGTCCTTTCAATAATGGCGATGTTAAAA ttgCTCGTGTGTACAACCCAAATttagtaataatacaacaacgttacaaaaaaaaatgtggaTCCCCTCAGAAATACTTTTATGCTTTAGCTACAAAGGTTCAA aTATCAGAAATTACAACTATAATTGCCTATGTATCAGCAGATATAAATGATCACAACCcttccaaaaaaaaatacgaaAACACAATCGTAAAAAAAGCAAATTCATTCAAAACTGACATTAATTCTGAAAAAGATATtagaaaaggaaaattaaaaaaaacgttTGTTAACCTAGCTGGATATTACATTCAAGATTACAAAGGCATGGCTAATGTCACCTATATCGGATCT ATTGATGGACACTCTTTGATTAAACCCAATTGCTTTTGTGGATCATGTTATAAGTGCTATCATATTcgtatataa